A section of the Stenotrophomonas sp. 364 genome encodes:
- the bioD gene encoding dethiobiotin synthase — protein sequence MTAYPLPALYVTGTDTGIGKTFSSCVLLHALRQRGGTAVGMKPVASGCERTAHGWRNEDATALLAASQPVPAYADLNPYALPLPLAPELAAADAGVQLALGPIEAALGRLRAQADTVVVEGVGGWLAPLSATLDQADLVHALRLPVVMVVGLRLGCLNHARLTAAAIAASGAPCIGWIGNEVDPQMARIDDNMTLLRDRLAMPCLGRLPFAPGADPAGLAGCLQL from the coding sequence ATGACCGCCTACCCGCTTCCCGCCCTGTATGTCACCGGCACCGATACCGGCATCGGCAAGACCTTCAGCAGCTGCGTGCTGCTGCACGCGCTGCGCCAGCGCGGTGGCACGGCGGTGGGGATGAAGCCGGTGGCCAGCGGCTGCGAGCGCACCGCGCACGGCTGGCGCAACGAGGACGCCACCGCGCTGCTGGCCGCCAGCCAGCCGGTGCCGGCCTACGCCGACCTCAACCCGTATGCGCTGCCCCTGCCGCTGGCGCCGGAGCTGGCCGCCGCCGATGCCGGCGTGCAGCTGGCGCTGGGCCCGATCGAGGCGGCCTTGGGGCGGCTGCGCGCACAGGCCGACACGGTGGTGGTGGAGGGCGTGGGCGGCTGGCTGGCCCCGCTGTCGGCCACGCTGGACCAGGCCGACCTGGTCCACGCGCTGCGGCTGCCGGTGGTGATGGTGGTGGGGCTGCGGCTTGGCTGCCTCAACCATGCGCGGCTCACCGCAGCGGCGATCGCGGCCAGCGGGGCCCCCTGCATCGGCTGGATCGGCAACGAAGTCGACCCGCAGATGGCGCGCATCGACGACAACATGACCCTGCTGCGCGACCGCCTGGCGATGCCGTGCCTGGGCCGGCTGCCCTTCGCGCCCGGGGCCGATCCGGCCGGGCTGGCCGGGTGCCTGCAGCTGTAA
- a CDS encoding GAF domain-containing protein: MFDTSTLTGSKPEQYGQLLAQARALVHGERDRIANAANLSALVYHALPHLNWVGFYFFDGTELVVGPFQGLPACVRIPLDKGVCGAAASQRVTQRIEDVDAFPGHIACDSASRSELVVPLVQGDTLIGVFDLDSPSLARFDADDQAGLEAIAAVFVEALG; this comes from the coding sequence ATGTTCGATACTTCCACGCTTACCGGCAGCAAGCCGGAACAGTACGGCCAGCTGCTGGCCCAGGCCCGCGCTCTGGTACACGGCGAGCGCGACCGCATTGCCAATGCGGCCAACCTGTCGGCCCTGGTCTACCACGCCCTGCCGCACCTGAACTGGGTCGGCTTCTACTTCTTCGACGGTACCGAGCTGGTGGTCGGCCCGTTCCAGGGACTGCCGGCCTGCGTGCGCATCCCGCTGGACAAGGGCGTGTGCGGCGCGGCGGCCAGCCAGCGCGTGACCCAGCGCATTGAAGACGTGGATGCCTTCCCCGGCCACATCGCCTGCGATTCGGCGTCGCGCTCGGAACTGGTGGTGCCGCTGGTCCAGGGCGACACCCTGATCGGCGTGTTCGACCTGGACAGCCCCTCGCTGGCGCGTTTCGACGCCGATGACCAGGCCGGCCTGGAGGCGATCGCCGCGGTGTTCGTCGAGGCCCTGGGATGA